A region from the Perca fluviatilis chromosome 16, GENO_Pfluv_1.0, whole genome shotgun sequence genome encodes:
- the LOC120544209 gene encoding mannose-specific lectin 2-like, translated as MSRNFLSKNDELRKGDFLISNNGEYKAIFQGDGNFVIYGWKPVWASDTCGSDAFRLCMQGDCNLVMYNKVGGANWQTNSHNPGGCNMCRLHLTDDGKLVVYRESDEIWSSANSTGRK; from the exons ATGAGCAGGAACTTCTTGTCCAAAAACGATGAGCTTCGCAAGGGAGACTTTCTGATTTCCAACAACGGGGAGTATAAGGCTATCTTCCAG GGTGATGGTAACTTTGTCATCTACGGCTGGAAGCCTGTGTGGGCGTCTGACACTTGTGGTTCAGACGCTTTCCGCCTGTGCATGCAGGGTGACTGCAACCTGGTCATGTACAACAAGGTTGGCGGTGCCAACTGGCAAACAAACTCCCACAATCCAGGAGGTTGCAACATGTGCCGTCTTCATTTGACCGATGATGGCAAACTGGTGGTGTACAGGGAAAGTGATGAAATTTGGAGCTCTGCTAACTCCACAGGCAGGAAATGA